From the Acidimicrobiales bacterium genome, the window CCTAGGCTCGGGCTATGGCTGCTGCGGCGATCCCTGGCGGGTCGAACGAGGAGCGCAACCGCTGGATGCTGCGGGCCCGCGACGCCATCGACCGCGACTACGCCCGGCCGCTGGCCATCCCCACCCTGGCCCGCATCGCGCTGGTCTCCGAGGCGCACTTCATCCGCACCTTCCGGGCCACCTTCGGCGAGACACCCCACCGCTACCTCCAGCGCCGGCGGGTGGAGCGAGCCATGGCCCTGCTCCGCAACACCGACCACAGCGTGACCGAGATCTGCTTCGCCGTCGGCTTCTCGAGCCTCGGCACGTTCAGCAGAACCTTCCGGGACATCGTGGGCCTGTCACCGTCGGGCTTCCGCCAGCAGGCGCCGAAGCCGTACCCGGTGCCGACCTGCTTCACGATGAGCTGGGCCCGACCGAGCAGTTTCGGAGAAGTCGCGGTCCGGGCGCCTGCCTAGGGTCGCCGCCATGTTCAACAGCATCAGCCACTCCGGCATCTTCGTGCTCGACCAGGACGAAGCGGTCGACTTCTACGCAGGCAAGCTCGGCCTCGAGGTCGGTGCCGACGTCGACCTCGGCTTCATGCGCTGGCTCACGGTCAACGTGCCGGGGAACCCCGATCACCAGATCCTGCTGCAGAAGCCCGGCCCGCCGACGATGACGGACGAGGTCGCGGCCCAGGTCCGTGATCTGGTCACCAAGGGCGCCCTGGGCCTGTCGCTCATCCTCACGACCGACGACTGCCGCCGAACCTACGAGGAGCTCAAGGCCAAGGGTGTGGAGCTCACCGACGAGCCGACCCAGCAGCCCTACGGCATCGACTGCGGCTTCCGCGACCCGTTCGGCAACCTGGGCCGCATCACGGAGCCGGCGGCCGAGGTGGCGGAGATCACCGACGAGGTCAAGAAGCGGTGGGCCGAGAGCTAGCGCGACCCACGTAGCGGTTGGCGGTGGTCATGGGTCGTCACGTGCCCGCAGCAATGCCACCGTGCGTACAGCCCGGGCCGCGGTCAGGTGCCGACGTAGGCCGCGAGGTGCTCGCCGGTGAGGGTGGAGCGGGCGGCGACGAGGTCGGCGGGTGGGCCCTCGAACACGACCTTGCCGCCGTCGTGGCCGGCACCGGGACCGAGGTCGATGATCCAGTCGGCGTGCGCCATCACCGCCTGGTGGTGCTCGATGACGATGACCGACTTGCCGGCGTCGACCAGCTGGTCCAGGAGGCCGAGCAGGTGCTCGACGTTGGCCAGGTGGAGGCCGGTGGTCGGCTCGTCCAGGACGTAGACCTCGCCCTTCTCGGCCATGTGGATGGCCAGCTTCAGCCGCTGCCGCTCGCCGCCGGACAGCGTGGTGAGCGGCTGGCCGATGCTGAGGTAGCCGAGGCCGACGTCGACGAGCCGGTCGAGGATCTTGTGCGCGGCCGGCGTCTTCGCCTCACCGTCGCCGAAGAACTCCTCGGCCTCGGCGACCGGCATCGCCAGCACCTCGTCGATGTCCTTCCCCCCGAACTCGTACTCGAGGACCTCGGCCTGGAACCGCTTCCCCTCGCACACCTCGCAGGTGGTGGCGACGCTGGCCATCACCGCCAGGTCGGTGTAGATGACGCCGGCGCCGT encodes:
- a CDS encoding AraC family transcriptional regulator, encoding MAAAAIPGGSNEERNRWMLRARDAIDRDYARPLAIPTLARIALVSEAHFIRTFRATFGETPHRYLQRRRVERAMALLRNTDHSVTEICFAVGFSSLGTFSRTFRDIVGLSPSGFRQQAPKPYPVPTCFTMSWARPSSFGEVAVRAPA
- a CDS encoding VOC family protein, whose product is MFNSISHSGIFVLDQDEAVDFYAGKLGLEVGADVDLGFMRWLTVNVPGNPDHQILLQKPGPPTMTDEVAAQVRDLVTKGALGLSLILTTDDCRRTYEELKAKGVELTDEPTQQPYGIDCGFRDPFGNLGRITEPAAEVAEITDEVKKRWAES